TAACAACTCACGCACCCCCTGTGGAAAACTCACGATGTTCATGCTAAAATAGAATTACGTTTTTTAAGAAAAGGGGTATCCACGTGCTGGAACGTAATGACTTATGGAATATCATTAAGTTCTCCATGAAAAGTGATCTTTCATCGATTACCTTTCAAACGTTTGTCGAACCGGCGAAACCACTCCAGCTCAATAATTCGCAAATGACGATTGAAGTCCCCACAAAACTTCATCGTGATTATTGGGAAAATAACTTGGCGGCTAAATTTTCAGATTATGCTTTCCAAGCGACTAATGAGCAGATTACGCCGGTGATGATAACCGAGGAAGAACGTCAGCAGCTTACGAAAAAATCGCAAGCTGCTACTACCGGTAACGTTGCTAGTGACGCACCTGTCGCCGCAACTACCCCCACATTTATGCGGGAAACGAAACTCAACCCGAAATATACATTTGACAGCTTCGTCATTGGTAAGGGGAACCAAATGGCTCATGCCGCAGCCTTGGTGGTCTCTGAAGAACCTGGTAATATGTATAATCCGTTGTTTTTCTATGGGGGTGTTGGGTTAGGCAAAACCCATTTAATGCACGCTATCGGTAACAAATTACTCGAGTCAAATCCTAATAGCAAGGTTAAGTATGTCACGAGTGAGGCGTTTACCAACAACTTGATTAATTCCATTCAAACTGGAACACAAGAATCATTTCGCGAAGAATATCGGAGTGTTGATTTACTACTTGTTGATGATATTCAATTCTTCGCTAATAAAGAAGCCACACAAGAAGAGTTCTTCCATACATTTAATGCATTATATGAAGATGATAAACAAATTGTGTTAACTTCCGATCGCTTGCCTAACGAGATTCCTAAATTACAAGATCGCTTAGTTTCCCGGTTCAAATGGGGCTTGTCCGTTGATATCACCCCACCTGACCTCGAAACACGAATTGCCATTTTACGGAATAAAGCCGATTTAGAGGGCATCAATATTCCGGACGATACGCTCAGTTATATTGCCGGGCAGATTGACTCTAATGTCCGTGAACTCGAGGGCGCTTTGGCTCGTGTTCAGGCTTATTCGCAACTAAACCAGTCACCAATTACCACCAGTCTAGTCGCCGACGCCCTCAAAAGTCTCAACCTTAGTAGTAAACTATCCGAGGTTTCAATTCCCATTATTCAGGAAAAAGTGGCTAAATATTATCACGTCACAATGACGGAGCTAAAAGGTAAGAAGCGGAACAAACAAATTGTGACGCCGCGCCAAATAGCAATGTATTTATCCCGTGAATTAACGGATAGTTCCCTACCCCGGATTGGCAACGAGTTCGGTGGCAAAGATCATACCACGGTCATTCATGCTTATGATAAAATTGCGGCCGCCTTAAAAACTGATCCTGATTTACAGCAAGCCATCGGCGATCTCAAAAGTCAGCTAAATGGCTAGTGTGGATAAACTAACTTAAGTCAAAAAGTTTTCCACAGCTTATGCACATGTGGAAAACTCGATTGCTACAAGGGTTCTACCTATTTTTCCACAGTATCCACTGCTCTACTAGTACTACTATCTTTTATAACTAATCTATATTAAACCCGCATCAGCAAAGAAGAGAGG
This region of Lactobacillus sp. CBA3605 genomic DNA includes:
- the dnaA gene encoding chromosomal replication initiator protein DnaA is translated as MLERNDLWNIIKFSMKSDLSSITFQTFVEPAKPLQLNNSQMTIEVPTKLHRDYWENNLAAKFSDYAFQATNEQITPVMITEEERQQLTKKSQAATTGNVASDAPVAATTPTFMRETKLNPKYTFDSFVIGKGNQMAHAAALVVSEEPGNMYNPLFFYGGVGLGKTHLMHAIGNKLLESNPNSKVKYVTSEAFTNNLINSIQTGTQESFREEYRSVDLLLVDDIQFFANKEATQEEFFHTFNALYEDDKQIVLTSDRLPNEIPKLQDRLVSRFKWGLSVDITPPDLETRIAILRNKADLEGINIPDDTLSYIAGQIDSNVRELEGALARVQAYSQLNQSPITTSLVADALKSLNLSSKLSEVSIPIIQEKVAKYYHVTMTELKGKKRNKQIVTPRQIAMYLSRELTDSSLPRIGNEFGGKDHTTVIHAYDKIAAALKTDPDLQQAIGDLKSQLNG